One part of the Asterias amurensis chromosome 11, ASM3211899v1 genome encodes these proteins:
- the LOC139944126 gene encoding muscarinic acetylcholine receptor M1-like: MAMAGTKEEMSRPFYLLARQKLSTIIIFKLLSSFITVMGNLLILVAFCAERRLRTYTNYYIVGLSVADLVAGAFTMPMYTVYWVLGYWPLGDALCDTYLYVNHVFLHVSVLAILVLAFDRYQAVSQPLKHLQRRTLSHACYMIGIAYVVPILIWLPYVLIWPYITGSTKIAYSCIPFYVIESPFFSILAPIIFSWIPFPIITFLYWRIYLVIKSRKTQRRGPVMMQELSTSTSRVTVAEDTTPSNISVKVQPPKRQHTDDIADVNIILDNGNNQQELGQENPAFDLNEEEQYGNIQNNKTAPSVPNVSNVHPQRNQQPILDPNIQSKKPTSSNGTAQQQKQKTASTKKDRESRKESNRATRTLTLIFIVLMVASLPWSILVIIRCLCPTCLPFALYQTSVYIAHMNSTVNPFCYAIANPLYLDAFLNLVCCGRRTKRRDSRPSTRR, translated from the exons agaagctttctactatcattatcttcaaactgt TATCTTCGTTCATCACTGTTATGGGCAATCTCCTGATCTTGGTTGCGTTCTGTGCCGAGCGTCGCTTACGCACCTACACCAATTACTACATCGTAGGTCTCTCTGTAGCAGACTTGGTTGCAGGAGCATTCACTATGCCCATGTACACTGTGTACTGGGTGCTAGGGTATTGGCCACTTGGGGATGCACTGTGTGATACCTACCTGTACGTCAACCATGTGTTTCTTCACGTCTCTGTTTTGGCGATTCTGGTCTTGGCATTTGATCGTTACCAGGCCGTCTCACAGCCCTTGAAGCACCTTCAGAGACGCACCCTGAGTCACGCCTGCTACATGATCGGCATTGCTTACGTTGTACCCATCCTAATTTGGCTTCCTTATGTCCTCATCTGGCCGTACATAACAGGTAGTACAAAGATAGCATATTCCTGTATTCCATTCTACGTAATCGAAAGTCCATTTTTCTCAATCTTGGCACCCATCATTTTTTCCTGGATCCCCTTCCCAATAATCACGTTCTTGTACTGGCGAATTTACCTGGTCATCAAGAGCAGAAAGACTCAACGTAGAGGCCCGGTGATGATGCAGGAGTTGAGTACGAGTACGTCCAGAGTGACAGTAGCCGAAGATACAACCCCTAGTAACATAAGCGTGAAGGTACAACCTCCCAAACGACAGCACACCGACGACATTGCAGACGTGAACATCATCCTAGACAACGGAAACAACCAGCAAGAACTTGGCCAAGAAAACCCTGCCTTCGATCTGAACGAAGAAGAGCAATACGGCAATATTCAAAACAATAAGACGGCGCCCTCTGTGCCTAACGTCTCAAACGTCCACCCTCAACGGAACCAGCAACCGATTCTGGACCCCAACATCCAAAGTAAGAAGCCCACCAGCTCCAACGGCACGGCGCAGCAACAGAAGCAGAAAACGGCAAGTACGAAGAAAGACCGCGAGAGTCGCAAGGAAAGCAACCGGGCAACCCGGACCCTAACCCTCATCTTCATCGTGCTCATGGTCGCCTCGCTGCCATGGTCGATCCTCGTAATCATACGGTGCCTGTGCCCAACATGTCTACCGTTTGCGCTGTATCAG ACTAGCGTGTATATCGCCCACATGAACAGCACCGTGAACCCGTTCTGCTATGCCATAGCCAACCCACTGTACTTGGATGCCTTTTTGAATCTTGTGTGCTGCGGTAGACGCACCAAACGCAGAGATAGCCGACCATCGACGCGTCGTTAA